Proteins from a genomic interval of Rhodothermales bacterium:
- a CDS encoding prolyl oligopeptidase family serine peptidase codes for MLRLRLLVCSLFLVATATAQYQTPPDELARLVDAPSAPQVSISPDNAMMAILDRQARPTIEDLAQPELRLGGLRINPRTFGPSRTTYTTGISFKEVAPGNAQRVTGLPDDVRISYANWSPDSRHLAFAVTRLDGIELWVADAESGSARRLITTDVNAVRGWPYRWAPDGESLYALLVPDGAGDAPAAPDVPTTPVVQQTDGQAAAARTYQDLLASPHDEDVFEHFATSQLARVGLNGMVTPLGDPNIYMGFTPSPDGRYLLVSTVHRPYSYLVPASRFPSYSDVIAATDGSLVFRLADQPAIENIPTGFGSTYLGVRSEAWRQDQPATLAWVEAIDGGDGKVEAEERDAMFHLAAPFDGDPARIATLKYRYAGAFWSDEGYFLVQERWVQNRARRMYRVDDNGDQTLVMDVSYEDRYADPGSPMFHEGEMGYVLATRGDAVYFTGAGASADGQRPFVQLRNLSDGSVEEVFRSRDPRYESPIGLVGDGHLLIRTEAVDDPPNYALVELGSGETTAVTDFPHPYPDLKDVHKELITYERKDGVKLSATLYLPPGYERDRDGPLPALVWAYPREFKSAAAASQTTGSPFRFTSVSASGAVPFVTRGYAVINNAAMPVIGEGDAQPNDSFVEQLVMNAEAAIDAGVSRGVVDRDRVAIAGHSYGAFMTANLLAHSDLFRAGIARSGAYNRSLTPFGFQAEPRTFWEAPETYFAMSPFMNADHVDEPILLIHGMADNNSGTFPVQSERFYHALKGLGGTARLVMLPHESHGYRARESVMHMLWETSNWLDNHVRDAVPRRVSVDGPVGND; via the coding sequence ATGTTGCGACTCCGCCTTCTCGTCTGCAGCCTCTTTCTGGTTGCCACCGCCACCGCCCAGTACCAGACCCCGCCGGATGAGCTGGCGCGCCTGGTCGATGCGCCCTCTGCCCCGCAGGTCAGCATCAGCCCCGACAACGCGATGATGGCGATCCTGGATCGGCAGGCACGGCCGACGATCGAGGACCTCGCCCAGCCCGAATTGCGGCTCGGCGGTCTGCGCATCAATCCGCGCACGTTTGGTCCCAGCCGGACCACCTACACGACGGGCATCAGCTTCAAAGAGGTCGCCCCCGGGAACGCGCAGCGAGTGACCGGCCTGCCCGATGACGTGCGCATCTCGTACGCGAACTGGTCGCCGGACAGTCGGCACCTGGCGTTTGCAGTGACACGCCTGGACGGCATCGAGCTCTGGGTGGCCGATGCGGAATCGGGCAGCGCCCGTCGCCTCATCACCACCGACGTCAACGCCGTGCGCGGATGGCCCTACCGGTGGGCGCCGGACGGGGAATCCCTCTACGCCCTGCTGGTGCCGGATGGCGCCGGTGACGCCCCGGCCGCACCGGACGTGCCCACCACCCCGGTGGTACAGCAGACCGATGGGCAGGCTGCCGCCGCCCGTACGTATCAGGATTTGCTGGCTTCGCCGCATGACGAGGACGTATTCGAGCATTTCGCCACCTCGCAGCTCGCTCGGGTGGGCCTGAACGGCATGGTCACGCCGCTGGGAGATCCCAACATCTACATGGGCTTCACCCCATCGCCCGACGGACGGTATCTCCTGGTGAGCACGGTGCATCGGCCGTACTCGTACCTGGTGCCAGCCAGCCGCTTCCCGAGCTACTCGGATGTCATCGCTGCCACAGACGGCAGCCTCGTTTTCCGCCTGGCCGACCAACCCGCCATCGAGAACATCCCCACGGGCTTCGGCTCCACCTACCTCGGCGTGCGCTCCGAGGCATGGCGACAGGACCAGCCCGCCACGCTCGCCTGGGTCGAGGCCATTGACGGCGGCGACGGCAAGGTCGAGGCCGAAGAGCGCGATGCCATGTTCCACCTCGCCGCGCCGTTCGACGGCGATCCTGCCCGCATCGCCACCCTGAAGTACCGCTACGCCGGCGCTTTCTGGAGCGATGAGGGCTACTTCCTGGTGCAGGAGCGCTGGGTGCAGAACCGTGCGCGCCGCATGTATCGGGTCGATGACAACGGTGATCAGACCCTGGTCATGGACGTGTCCTACGAGGACCGCTACGCAGATCCCGGCTCCCCGATGTTCCATGAGGGCGAGATGGGCTACGTGCTGGCTACCCGAGGAGACGCCGTGTACTTCACCGGCGCGGGCGCATCGGCCGATGGGCAGCGTCCCTTCGTACAGCTCCGCAACCTGTCGGACGGCTCCGTGGAGGAGGTCTTTCGATCCCGGGATCCCCGGTATGAATCACCCATCGGCCTGGTGGGCGATGGGCACCTGCTGATTCGCACAGAGGCGGTCGACGACCCGCCGAACTACGCGCTGGTGGAGCTTGGCAGTGGGGAGACAACCGCCGTCACCGACTTCCCGCATCCGTACCCGGATCTGAAGGACGTGCACAAGGAGCTGATCACATACGAGCGCAAGGACGGCGTGAAGCTGTCGGCGACGCTCTACCTGCCGCCGGGCTACGAGCGCGACCGGGATGGTCCGCTTCCGGCGCTGGTCTGGGCCTACCCGCGCGAGTTCAAGTCGGCCGCCGCGGCCAGCCAGACCACCGGATCGCCGTTCCGGTTCACGAGCGTGTCCGCCAGCGGCGCAGTGCCGTTTGTGACGCGGGGCTATGCCGTCATCAACAACGCGGCGATGCCGGTGATCGGCGAGGGTGACGCCCAGCCGAACGACTCGTTTGTCGAGCAACTGGTCATGAACGCCGAGGCGGCCATCGATGCGGGCGTTTCCCGCGGTGTCGTGGACCGGGACCGCGTGGCCATCGCCGGCCATTCCTACGGTGCGTTCATGACGGCGAACCTGCTGGCGCATTCGGATCTCTTCCGCGCCGGCATCGCCCGAAGCGGCGCCTACAACCGGTCACTGACGCCGTTCGGATTCCAGGCTGAGCCGAGGACCTTCTGGGAAGCGCCTGAGACGTACTTCGCCATGTCGCCCTTCATGAATGCGGACCATGTCGACGAGCCCATCCTGCTGATCCACGGCATGGCCGACAACAACTCCGGCACCTTCCCCGTGCAGAGCGAGCGATTCTACCACGCGCTCAAGGGCCTCGGCGGCACCGCGCGCCTGGTGATGCTGCCGCATGAGAGCCACGGTTATCGCGCCCGCGAGTCGGTGATGCACATGCTGTGGGAGACCTCGAACTGGCTGGACAACCACGTGCGCGACGCCGTGCCGCGGCGCGTATCGGTAGACGGTCCGGTCGGAAACGACTAG
- a CDS encoding DUF1501 domain-containing protein encodes MKCDCDHPLEDLKFLSTRRHFLSRASMGVGAMALAKLLGLPTTVSASPRMADPLGPHFVPKARRVIYLFQSGGPSHLELFDYKPRLRELNGQELPDSVRRGQRLTGMSAHQSSLPMAGSHYDFVQDPRTGGWFSELMPHTMSIADELCVVRSMHTEAINHDPAITFFQTGSQQTGRPSIGSWISYGLGSENKDLPAFCVLLSRTRDGDQPLYSRLWGNGFLASQHQGVQFRSGADPVLYLNDPDGMDRTMRRKMLDALREMHLAEHARVMDQELDTRIAQYEMAYRMQASVPGAMDLSGEPDEVFELYGERARTPGTFAANCLLARRLAERDVRFIQLYHQGWDQHGNLPNDIKLMADDTDQPSAALVKDLKRRGLLDDTLVIWGGEFGRTSYSQGKLRPDNYGRDHHPRCFSIWMAGAGVAAGTVYGSTDDFGYNVASDPVHVHDFQATMLHLLGFDHERLTYLHQGRRFRLTDVHGEVVKGLLA; translated from the coding sequence ATGAAGTGTGACTGTGACCATCCGCTCGAGGACCTGAAGTTTCTGTCGACGCGGCGGCACTTCCTGTCGCGCGCCAGCATGGGTGTCGGGGCGATGGCGTTGGCGAAGCTCTTGGGCCTGCCAACAACCGTCAGCGCCTCGCCGCGGATGGCAGACCCGCTCGGCCCGCACTTCGTGCCCAAAGCCCGCCGCGTCATCTACCTCTTCCAGTCCGGCGGCCCCTCGCACCTCGAGCTCTTCGACTACAAGCCCCGCCTGCGCGAACTCAACGGGCAGGAGCTACCGGACTCCGTGCGCCGCGGCCAGCGCCTGACCGGCATGTCGGCCCACCAGAGTTCGCTGCCGATGGCCGGGTCGCACTACGACTTCGTGCAGGATCCGCGCACCGGCGGCTGGTTCTCGGAGCTCATGCCGCACACCATGAGCATTGCCGATGAGCTCTGTGTGGTGCGCTCCATGCACACCGAGGCCATCAACCACGACCCGGCGATCACGTTTTTCCAGACGGGCAGCCAGCAGACCGGCCGGCCGTCGATCGGCTCCTGGATCAGCTACGGCCTGGGCTCCGAAAACAAGGATCTGCCGGCGTTCTGCGTGCTGCTTTCCCGCACGCGCGACGGGGACCAGCCGCTCTACTCCCGGCTCTGGGGCAACGGCTTTCTGGCGTCCCAGCATCAGGGCGTGCAGTTCCGGAGCGGCGCCGACCCCGTGCTGTACCTGAACGACCCCGACGGCATGGACCGCACCATGCGCCGCAAGATGCTGGACGCGCTGCGTGAGATGCACCTGGCCGAGCATGCCCGCGTGATGGATCAGGAGCTCGATACGCGCATCGCCCAGTATGAAATGGCCTACCGCATGCAGGCGTCCGTGCCGGGGGCCATGGATCTGTCCGGTGAGCCCGACGAGGTCTTTGAGCTCTACGGCGAGCGCGCACGCACCCCCGGCACCTTTGCTGCGAATTGCCTGCTGGCGCGTCGTCTGGCGGAGCGCGACGTGCGCTTCATCCAGCTCTACCACCAGGGCTGGGACCAGCACGGCAACCTGCCGAACGACATCAAGCTCATGGCGGACGACACGGACCAGCCGTCTGCCGCGCTGGTGAAGGATCTCAAGCGACGCGGCCTGCTCGACGACACGCTCGTGATTTGGGGCGGCGAGTTCGGCCGCACCAGCTACTCACAGGGCAAGCTGCGGCCAGACAACTACGGGCGTGACCACCACCCGCGATGCTTCTCCATCTGGATGGCCGGCGCCGGTGTGGCGGCCGGCACGGTGTACGGCAGCACGGATGATTTTGGCTACAACGTGGCCAGCGATCCCGTGCACGTGCATGATTTCCAGGCCACGATGCTGCACCTGCTCGGGTTCGATCACGAGCGGCTGACGTATCTGCACCAAGGGCGGCGATTCAGGCTGACCGATGTGCATGGGGAGGTGGTGAAGGGGCTGTTGGCGTAG
- a CDS encoding DUF1553 domain-containing protein, which translates to MKRAAPIVLLLLVACAAPVPEDVSREIALLPERVDFNFHVKPVLSDRCFKCHGPDANTRVEDIRFDTPRGIRASRKHIARRILAEDPEVRMPPPESNLTLSARDKAVLLRWVDQGAPYADHWAHETPVRPVVPVPARAAGLSAGSEWPAQPIDRFLRAAQEQRGLEPAPPAAPETWLRRVHFVLTGLPPSPSAVESFMAGEETREEVVDALFASPAYGERMAVDWLDLARYADSHGYQDDGWRNMWPWRDWVISAFNRNMPYDQFVTWQLAGDLLPEPTREQLLATGFNRNHLQSQEGGIVLEEYRVDYVADRTNTFGKAFLGLTAECARCHDHKYDPMSQEEYFGLFAFFNSVNEVGNIPYAGEASPTVVLTDSLTEAELAGLREEIAELEGLVDPSHARWDLGFSRWDAPGRLEPVGLIGHFPLDGFELVDDIYRLEDRASDETAYFWGDTDKLPHVVAGVVDSALVLRGDGWLDTGNQRFRFDWQDPFSIEVQVKRLSHNAIGPLMGKSGGLMNGNRGYMMYIDPDGRLRAGLFHVAPDNGLEVVSRDTVGTGDWERITMTWDGSGTADGLRLYRNGLLMETDVLVDRLEQSIAYTVDPFTQDSTNWGDPGNLRLGFTETNQPMLKEAALDEFRVWDRALTAGEISGHPPSAEEARAFFVTVYGEDYPELHARLTALRARKNRLLTHTPSTMVMRERNAPRQTHLLNRGAYDEPRQRVEHATPLVPYPDDAPRNRLGLAEWLFQPDHPLTARVAVNRLWQQVFGIGLVSTSDNFGSQGALPSHPELLDWLAVEFQESGWDIQHMLRLMLLSETFAQSSLGDTAEDSDNTWLARAPVRRLSAEMMRDQALAASGLLVRDIGGPPVRPYQPEGLWAQLATRNAVRYEADSGEKLYRRSLYTIWKRTVPPPMMLTFDATERNLCTVQRQSTSTPLQALVLMNDPQFVEAARVLGEKLVREYDEPIARVRHGFLALTGRPPSTEEQDALLTLATEQAAAYARSPRDARALLEVGEYPRDRSLRPSEAATWAVVASTIMNFDGATTLR; encoded by the coding sequence ATGAAGCGCGCAGCCCCCATCGTTCTCTTGCTCCTGGTCGCCTGCGCGGCGCCGGTGCCGGAGGACGTGTCGCGGGAGATCGCTCTGCTGCCAGAGCGCGTGGACTTCAACTTCCACGTCAAGCCGGTGCTGTCGGACCGGTGCTTCAAGTGCCACGGCCCGGATGCAAACACCCGGGTGGAGGACATCCGGTTCGACACGCCTCGTGGGATCCGGGCGAGCAGGAAGCACATCGCCCGGCGCATTCTGGCCGAGGATCCGGAGGTGCGCATGCCGCCACCGGAGTCCAACCTGACGCTGTCTGCGCGGGACAAGGCGGTGCTGCTCAGATGGGTGGATCAGGGTGCGCCGTACGCGGATCACTGGGCGCATGAAACCCCGGTCCGTCCAGTCGTCCCGGTGCCTGCCCGGGCCGCCGGTCTATCGGCGGGCTCGGAGTGGCCTGCGCAGCCCATCGACCGTTTTCTGCGCGCCGCGCAGGAGCAGCGGGGCCTGGAGCCCGCCCCGCCCGCCGCCCCGGAAACGTGGCTGCGCCGGGTGCACTTTGTCCTGACCGGACTGCCGCCAAGTCCATCGGCCGTGGAGTCCTTCATGGCCGGTGAAGAGACCCGGGAAGAGGTGGTCGATGCGCTCTTCGCCAGCCCGGCGTACGGCGAGCGCATGGCTGTGGACTGGCTGGATCTGGCGCGCTACGCGGACAGTCACGGATACCAGGATGACGGCTGGCGTAACATGTGGCCGTGGCGGGACTGGGTCATCTCGGCGTTCAACCGCAACATGCCGTATGACCAGTTCGTGACGTGGCAGCTGGCGGGAGACCTGTTGCCGGAGCCCACACGTGAGCAGCTTCTGGCGACGGGCTTCAACCGGAACCACCTGCAGAGCCAGGAAGGCGGCATCGTGCTGGAGGAGTACCGCGTGGATTATGTGGCGGACCGCACGAACACGTTTGGCAAGGCGTTTCTGGGGCTGACGGCGGAGTGCGCGCGGTGTCACGACCACAAGTACGACCCCATGTCGCAGGAGGAGTACTTCGGGCTGTTCGCGTTCTTTAACAGCGTCAACGAGGTCGGCAACATTCCGTATGCGGGGGAGGCGTCGCCGACGGTGGTGCTGACGGACTCGCTGACGGAGGCGGAGCTGGCTGGCTTGCGGGAGGAGATCGCGGAGTTGGAGGGGCTGGTGGATCCGTCGCATGCGCGGTGGGATTTGGGCTTTTCTCGGTGGGACGCTCCGGGTCGGCTGGAGCCGGTCGGATTGATCGGGCACTTCCCGCTGGACGGGTTTGAGCTCGTGGACGACATCTACCGGTTGGAGGACCGGGCCTCAGACGAAACGGCCTACTTCTGGGGCGACACGGACAAGCTGCCGCACGTGGTCGCCGGCGTCGTGGATAGCGCGCTGGTTCTGCGCGGCGACGGTTGGCTCGACACGGGCAATCAGCGCTTCCGGTTCGACTGGCAGGACCCGTTTTCGATCGAGGTGCAGGTCAAGCGGTTGTCCCACAACGCCATTGGCCCACTCATGGGCAAGAGCGGGGGCCTGATGAACGGCAACCGCGGGTACATGATGTACATCGATCCGGACGGTCGGCTGCGGGCGGGGCTGTTCCACGTGGCGCCGGACAACGGGCTGGAGGTGGTGTCTCGGGACACGGTGGGCACGGGGGATTGGGAGCGCATCACCATGACCTGGGACGGATCGGGCACGGCCGATGGGCTCCGGCTCTATCGCAACGGCCTGCTGATGGAGACCGACGTGCTGGTGGATCGGCTGGAGCAGAGCATCGCCTACACGGTGGATCCGTTCACGCAGGACTCGACGAATTGGGGCGATCCGGGCAACCTCAGGCTGGGATTCACGGAGACGAATCAGCCGATGTTGAAGGAGGCGGCGCTGGATGAGTTCAGGGTGTGGGATAGGGCGCTGACGGCGGGAGAAATTTCGGGCCACCCCCCAAGTGCAGAGGAGGCTCGCGCGTTTTTTGTAACGGTCTACGGCGAGGATTACCCCGAACTCCACGCACGCCTCACCGCCCTCCGGGCCCGCAAAAACCGGCTCCTGACCCACACGCCGAGCACGATGGTCATGCGTGAGCGCAACGCGCCCCGGCAGACCCACCTGCTGAACCGCGGCGCGTATGACGAGCCGCGCCAACGTGTCGAGCACGCCACGCCGCTCGTGCCTTACCCCGATGACGCCCCGCGCAACCGCCTCGGCCTCGCCGAGTGGCTGTTCCAGCCTGACCATCCGCTCACCGCCCGCGTCGCCGTGAACCGCCTCTGGCAGCAGGTCTTTGGCATCGGCCTCGTCAGCACCAGCGACAACTTCGGCAGCCAGGGCGCCCTTCCATCCCACCCTGAGCTGCTCGACTGGCTGGCCGTGGAATTCCAGGAGTCCGGCTGGGACATCCAGCACATGCTGCGGCTGATGCTGCTCAGCGAGACGTTCGCGCAGTCGTCCTTAGGCGACACCGCTGAAGACTCCGACAACACCTGGCTGGCCCGCGCGCCGGTGCGCCGCCTGTCCGCCGAGATGATGCGGGACCAAGCGCTTGCCGCCTCCGGCCTGCTGGTCCGGGACATCGGAGGCCCGCCGGTCAGGCCCTACCAGCCCGAAGGTCTCTGGGCGCAGCTCGCAACCCGCAACGCCGTGCGCTACGAGGCCGACTCCGGGGAGAAGTTGTACCGCCGCAGCCTGTACACCATCTGGAAGCGCACCGTGCCGCCGCCGATGATGCTCACCTTCGACGCCACCGAGCGCAACCTCTGCACGGTGCAGCGCCAGTCCACCAGCACGCCGCTGCAGGCACTGGTGCTGATGAATGACCCGCAGTTTGTCGAGGCCGCACGGGTGCTGGGTGAGAAGCTGGTTCGGGAATACGATGAGCCCATCGCCCGAGTGCGCCATGGATTCCTGGCTCTCACCGGACGGCCGCCGAGTACGGAGGAGCAGGACGCGCTCCTGACCCTGGCCACCGAGCAGGCTGCCGCCTACGCCCGGAGTCCCCGTGACGCCCGGGCGCTCCTCGAGGTCGGGGAGTACCCCCGCGACCGCTCGCTGAGGCCTTCAGAAGCTGCCACCTGGGCCGTGGTGGCGTCCACCATCATGAACTTCGACGGGGCGACCACCTTGCGATGA
- a CDS encoding Arc family DNA-binding protein: MPNLTIKQIPEELLQALRERAEITGRSMNREVIACLQSAVMPAKQTAQEIIAERKALWQDLGMEGLPPYHPSMKREGQK, translated from the coding sequence ATGCCCAACCTGACCATCAAGCAGATCCCGGAGGAACTGCTCCAGGCACTGCGAGAGCGTGCGGAGATCACTGGCCGCAGCATGAACAGGGAGGTCATCGCCTGCCTGCAAAGTGCTGTGATGCCTGCCAAACAGACGGCACAGGAGATCATCGCCGAACGAAAGGCGCTCTGGCAGGACCTTGGCATGGAGGGACTGCCACCCTATCACCCGTCCATGAAACGGGAGGGACAGAAGTGA
- a CDS encoding type II toxin-antitoxin system VapC family toxin — protein sequence MIVVDTDVLCYAYLRLDPERSELADRVTEKDDEWAMPTVWPHEFWNVLASYVRFHGMPVRTARRLAAAVSDRFRVRTIPVPAREVLNAVAEGNRTAYDAQYIALARRLGITLVTGDRKLAQAFPDCAVTMEAFTS from the coding sequence GTGATTGTTGTCGACACGGATGTGCTCTGCTACGCCTATCTGAGGCTGGACCCCGAGCGCTCCGAGTTGGCCGACAGGGTCACGGAGAAGGACGACGAGTGGGCCATGCCGACCGTCTGGCCGCACGAGTTCTGGAACGTGCTCGCATCCTACGTACGCTTCCACGGCATGCCGGTGAGGACAGCCCGCCGCCTGGCTGCCGCCGTCAGTGACCGCTTTCGGGTCAGGACGATTCCTGTGCCGGCCCGTGAGGTGCTCAACGCCGTAGCGGAAGGCAACCGGACCGCCTACGACGCGCAGTACATCGCACTGGCCCGGCGACTCGGCATCACGCTCGTCACCGGTGACCGCAAGCTGGCCCAGGCTTTCCCTGACTGCGCGGTGACCATGGAGGCGTTCACCTCCTGA
- a CDS encoding MerR family transcriptional regulator: MTRSQLAARAGVNPETVRYYERRGLMPEPPRSHTSYRVYSDEHVARLLFIKRSQDLGFTLNEAAVLLELYDSGGNPCNQVREQALQKIQVVRSRIADLQRIETALSNLASCCAASTKDDPCSILKSLTAPEA; encoded by the coding sequence ATGACCCGAAGTCAACTTGCCGCGCGCGCCGGCGTGAATCCTGAAACGGTGCGCTATTACGAGCGACGAGGCCTCATGCCGGAGCCGCCGCGCAGCCACACCTCGTACCGCGTCTACAGCGACGAGCATGTGGCACGGCTGCTCTTCATCAAACGCTCCCAGGACCTTGGTTTTACCCTGAACGAGGCCGCAGTCCTGCTGGAGTTGTATGACTCCGGCGGCAACCCCTGCAACCAGGTACGCGAACAGGCCCTGCAAAAAATCCAGGTCGTGCGGTCTCGCATCGCAGACCTGCAGCGCATAGAGACAGCCCTCTCCAACCTGGCCAGCTGCTGCGCCGCCTCCACCAAGGACGATCCCTGCTCGATCCTCAAGTCCCTGACTGCCCCGGAGGCCTAG
- a CDS encoding glutamate-5-semialdehyde dehydrogenase — MSVDLELMGRQARAASRVLARLTGDERAASVRAMAKGLRAASKEILEANQADCAAAEGVLGAALMDRLRLDAPRLEMLAADVDRVADIPDPVGKVMDRRELESGLDLSRVRVPLGVVGVIYEARPNVTVDIAALCMRTGNASILRGGKETLLTNRALVRVIRQALRDAGVSADAVQFVDSTDRAYVQDLLRLDRFVDMIIPRGGAGLHRLCVEAGTIPVITGGIGICHAFVDETADLDKAFAVIHNAKTQRPSVCNALDTVLVHRGIADDFLPRLPGRLPGVSLHASPAAAHWLPQAEEVKDGDFDREWLSLSLSVHVVEGLEDALDHIDCHSSGHSDCILTQSAENAERFVAEVDSAAVYVNASTRFTDGGQFGLGAEVAVSTQKLHARGPMGLEALTTYKWVGRGDWLVRV, encoded by the coding sequence ATGAGTGTTGATCTGGAGTTGATGGGTCGGCAGGCCCGCGCGGCGTCTCGCGTTCTGGCTCGGCTGACGGGCGATGAGCGGGCTGCCTCGGTGCGGGCCATGGCCAAAGGACTGCGAGCCGCCAGTAAGGAAATCCTCGAGGCCAATCAGGCCGACTGTGCGGCGGCAGAGGGCGTGCTCGGCGCTGCGCTGATGGATCGCCTGCGGCTTGATGCGCCCAGGTTGGAGATGTTGGCAGCAGACGTCGATCGTGTGGCAGATATTCCGGATCCGGTCGGGAAGGTGATGGACCGGCGCGAACTCGAGAGTGGCCTCGACCTCAGCCGCGTGCGCGTGCCGCTCGGGGTGGTGGGCGTGATCTACGAGGCCCGCCCCAACGTCACGGTGGACATCGCGGCGTTGTGCATGCGCACCGGCAATGCATCCATCCTGCGGGGCGGCAAGGAGACGTTGCTAACGAATCGGGCTCTGGTACGCGTCATTCGTCAGGCGCTGCGGGACGCAGGCGTTTCCGCTGACGCGGTGCAATTCGTTGACTCCACGGACCGTGCCTACGTGCAGGACTTGCTGCGACTGGACCGTTTCGTCGACATGATCATTCCTCGCGGCGGTGCTGGGCTGCACCGGTTGTGTGTCGAGGCAGGCACGATTCCGGTGATCACCGGCGGTATCGGCATTTGCCACGCCTTTGTGGATGAGACGGCTGACCTGGACAAGGCCTTCGCGGTGATTCACAATGCCAAGACGCAGCGGCCCAGTGTCTGCAATGCGCTGGATACGGTCCTGGTGCATCGAGGCATTGCTGACGATTTTCTGCCGCGGCTACCCGGGCGCCTGCCCGGCGTGTCGCTGCACGCCTCTCCGGCGGCCGCGCACTGGTTGCCCCAGGCCGAGGAGGTCAAAGACGGCGACTTCGACCGAGAATGGTTGTCGCTCAGTCTGAGCGTGCATGTGGTTGAGGGGCTGGAGGACGCTCTGGACCACATCGACTGTCACAGCTCCGGCCACTCAGACTGCATTCTCACGCAGTCTGCGGAGAACGCCGAGCGATTTGTTGCCGAAGTGGACTCGGCCGCGGTATACGTGAATGCCAGTACCCGATTCACCGATGGTGGGCAGTTCGGATTGGGCGCGGAAGTGGCCGTATCAACGCAGAAGCTGCACGCACGTGGGCCTATGGGCCTGGAGGCGCTGACAACCTACAAGTGGGTCGGGCGCGGGGACTGGCTCGTGCGCGTCTAG
- the proB gene encoding glutamate 5-kinase, with protein sequence MARIVVKIGTSVLTGGGLSLDTAHMAELAGQCARLMADGHQVLLCSSGAIAAGRARTGLAPSGLPSRQMLAAVGQTHLMQAWQTCFVPFDVVVGQLLFTRADVEDRRRYLNARDALEAMLGHGVLPIANENDAVATAEIRLGDNDALSALLAGLCGADLLILLTDQPGLFTADPRSNPEARLITDVSRVDDRLRATAGGAASDVGTGGMATKVLAAEIAGRAGAAVVVASGHAPDVIIRATAGEPVGTRFAPTNTPLEHRKRWILAGPAARASIVVDAGAANAVLSNGRSLLPAGILHVDGAFSRGDTVRVRAEGGRELGRGIVQYDHAELMQLVGRRSTEIEQILGYSRGPVAIHRNDFVVQE encoded by the coding sequence ATGGCCCGAATTGTAGTCAAAATCGGTACGAGCGTGCTCACCGGAGGCGGGCTGTCCCTGGACACGGCACATATGGCGGAGCTCGCCGGGCAATGCGCCCGCTTGATGGCCGATGGGCACCAGGTGCTGCTGTGTTCTTCCGGCGCGATCGCCGCTGGACGCGCGCGCACAGGCCTGGCACCCTCAGGGCTACCGTCCCGGCAGATGCTTGCCGCCGTCGGACAAACCCATCTCATGCAGGCCTGGCAAACGTGCTTTGTGCCTTTTGACGTCGTGGTGGGTCAGCTCCTGTTCACCCGCGCCGATGTCGAAGACCGTCGTCGCTACCTGAACGCGCGCGATGCGCTGGAGGCCATGCTGGGGCACGGCGTGCTGCCGATTGCCAACGAGAATGATGCCGTCGCCACGGCCGAAATCCGGCTCGGCGACAACGACGCACTCTCCGCACTTCTGGCCGGGCTTTGCGGTGCGGACCTCCTGATCCTTCTGACGGATCAGCCCGGCTTGTTCACCGCAGATCCGCGTTCCAATCCGGAGGCGCGGCTGATCACGGATGTATCTCGCGTGGACGACAGGCTCCGGGCCACGGCTGGTGGCGCGGCCTCAGACGTAGGTACCGGCGGCATGGCCACCAAGGTGCTGGCGGCCGAGATCGCCGGCCGCGCCGGGGCGGCGGTTGTGGTGGCATCAGGGCATGCGCCGGACGTGATCATCCGAGCCACCGCCGGGGAGCCCGTGGGCACCCGATTCGCACCGACAAACACGCCGCTCGAGCACCGCAAACGTTGGATTCTGGCGGGGCCGGCGGCGCGGGCGTCGATCGTGGTGGATGCAGGAGCCGCCAATGCCGTGTTGTCGAACGGGCGCAGCCTATTGCCGGCGGGTATCCTTCACGTGGACGGGGCGTTTTCGCGAGGTGACACGGTCCGGGTCAGGGCCGAAGGTGGCCGCGAGCTCGGACGAGGCATAGTGCAATATGACCACGCGGAACTGATGCAGTTGGTCGGCCGGCGGTCCACTGAGATCGAGCAGATTCTGGGCTACTCCCGGGGCCCGGTAGCAATACACAGGAATGATTTTGTGGTGCAGGAATGA